A single window of Rhodamnia argentea isolate NSW1041297 chromosome 5, ASM2092103v1, whole genome shotgun sequence DNA harbors:
- the LOC115747506 gene encoding uncharacterized protein LOC115747506 isoform X1: MAANQRRKLSNGAANVDSTLRGQSRAKRKRVELVEDGLNTKSHISLQWDVNQARVIAKKEQIGISWRDLKPFVDSLPHGHNILADAFDIPREIFDLENLKDVLSQEAWRRSLSESERNFLMQFLPREAEAKEVVKSVLSGDNFHFGNPLFKWGASLQSGNLHPDAVVRREQHLKAEKKEYYSELKKYHNDIIGCLVKLKESWESCKDPEKEFVQKIPSRSKKNAGKKFSSPPNGSIFRELEESVSASSEFSSWDRDERSNNSDKHLSAVMKGVVSKKRMGEKGKGITSNSLAVSDNVPNAQKKPKKVKKLSKSSIIYNDGAKYMSFIKISKKQHELAKSMERSGAAIHSKSLRPLLGNLDEFNIQPYEVFVEEERKKLHEHWVQLAKEDVPSTYASWRNLQEEKHCMVRALEQELNEKVDCFAEGVEDEEETSEGVSVDKNVDGEHNTLNMENEKESLSGSSEDQNDNTKTEFAFDGENDEEPELDFSPDSRNDQATGLASITQDDQEPICGPVHDLKDVGSVDNISTVHGDRSPVHVSSHNTSMKEIAPPIDCHDFNHLNLGSVDKRATSRSDNGPHNGSFSGTLSRTNIMAGQGLPLSSGGGNIWQPVSMLHPFYNCNTGPQGTSSSELKLTHTPVNNDQRGHWMDVECNLHQQSNEGSLKSYPNPDQNELLQSILKGQDMMSYSQEQKPTELHFAPSNSVLIEDSRFPSHFHQQSSLSMPLEQVQKTGNDVLYMQQNMSDSIFPDGGRYLFQRPEQVLPVNVQDWAVNPVRMPDTLQPPLIGGDLSSQNWFSGERHVRGGWTSSGTVCAPSQSIGSASNLDQGLYSVLSHCNQLRPSGTSYDAIGSAEQFIPSRNYALVGGPMPSMSNVLPPAAHPLDYMNRREPATSLMPTDTGWINLPHQNSSLNDSMGKPFLGSWNQ; the protein is encoded by the exons ATGGCTGCTAATCAAAGAAGAAAGCTGTCAAATGGTGCTGCTAATGTTGATAGCACTTTGCGTGGACAATCTAGGGCAAAAAGGAAACGTGTGGAATTAGTAGAAGATGGATTAAACACAAAGTCCCATATATCTCTTCAGTGGGATGTGAACCAAGCGAGGGTTATCGCTAAAAAGGAACAAATTGGCATCAGTTGGAGGGATTTGAAACCGTTTGTTGATTCTCTGCCGCATGGTCACAATATCTTGGCTGATGCCTTTGATATCCCGAGAGAAATATTTGACTTGGAGAACTTGAAGGATGTGCTCTCCCAGGAG GCTTGGAGAAGAAGTCTATCAGAAAGTGAGAGAAACTTTCTGATGCAGTTTCTCCCTAGAGAAGCAGAGGCAAAGGAAGTTGTTAAATCAGTGCTCTCAGGAGATAACTTCCATTTTGGAAATCCTTTATTCAAGTG GGGTGCTTCACTTCAATCAGGTAATTTGCATCCTGATGCAGTTGTTAGACGTGAACAGCATTTAAAGGCGGAAAAGAAGGAATACTACTCAGAGTTAAAGAAATATCACAATGA TATTATAGGATGCCTGGTGAAGCTGAAGGAGAGTTGGGAAAGCTGCAAGGACCCAGAAAAGGAATTTGTTCAGAAGATCCCTAG CAGGTCCAAAAAGAATGCAggaaaaaagttctcatcacCTCCAAATGGATCCATATTTCGTGAACTTGAAGAGAGTGTCTCTGCTTCATCTGAATTTTCGTCATGGGACAGAGATGAGAGGTCAAATAACAGTGATAAGCACCTATCCGCTGTTATGAAGGGTGTCGTTTCAAAGAAGAG GATGGGCGAGAAGGGCAAGGGCATAACCAGTAATTCACTTGCTGTCTCTGATAATGTGCCTAATGCGCAAAAGAAGccaaagaaagtgaaaaagctAAGCAAAAGTAGTATAATCTACAATGATGGAGCCAAATACATGTCCTTCATCAAG ATCAGTAAGAAGCAGCATGAACTTGCCAAGAGCATGGAGCGATCTGGTGCTGCCATTCACTCCAAGTCACTCAGACCACTTTTAGGCAATCTTGATGAGTTCAATATACAACCATATGAAGTATTTGTAGAAGAGGAGCGGAAGAAGTTGCATGAACACTG GGTGCAATTGGCAAAAGAAGATGTCCCTTCTACATATGCAAGCTGGAGGAACTTGCAAGAGGAGAAACATTGTATGGTTAGGGCATTGGAGCAAGAACTTAACGAAAAGGTAGATTGTTTTGCAGAG GGtgttgaggatgaggaagaaaCTTCTGAGGGTGTGTCTGTGGACAAAAATGTTGATGGCGAACATAACACTCTCAACatggaaaatgagaaagagTCTCTTTCTGGTTCCTCTGAGGACCAAAATGATAACACAAAAACAGAATTTGCTTTTGATGGGGAGAATGATGAAGAGCCGGAACTTGACTTTTCCCCTGATAGTAGAAATGATCAAGCCACTGGCCTTGCATCAATTACGCAGGATGACCAAGAGCCTATTTGTGGTCCTGTGCATGATCTAAAAGATGTTGGTTCGGTAGACAATATTTCTACTGTGCATGGAGACAGAAGTCCTGTTCATGTGTCTTCCCACAACACATCTATGAAGGAGATTGCCCCACCCATTGACTGCCATGATTTTAACCATCTGAATCTCGGGTCTGTGGATAAAAGAGCAACTTCAAGATCAGATAATGGTCCTCACAATGGATCATTCTCGGGAACCTTGAGCCGCACTAATATAATGGCTGGTCAGggacttcctctttcttctggTGGTGGTAACATCTGGCAACCAGTAAGCATGCTTCACCCTTTCTATAATTGTAATACAGGCCCTCAGGGCACCTCTTCCAGTGAGTTGAAACTCACACATACGCCGGTTAATAATGACCAACGAGGGCACTGGATGGATGTTGAATGCAACTTGCATCAACAGTCAAACGAGGGTTCTCTGAAATCCTACCCAAACCCAGACCAAAATGAGCTTCTCCAATCTATTCTTAAGGGCCAGGACATGATGTCTTACAGTCAAGAGCAGAAACCTACAGAGTTACACTTTGCTCCGTCAAACAGTGTTTTGATTGAAGATTCTCGGTTTCCCAGTCACTTCCATCAGCAGTCAAGTTTATCTATGCCCCTGGAGCAAGTACAAAAGACGGGAAACGATGTTCTTTACATGCAGCAAAATATGTCTGACAGTATTTTCCCTGATGGAGGCAGATATTTATTCCAGAGGCCAGAGCAAGTGCTCCCCGTCAATGTGCAAGATTGGGCTGTGAATCCTGTTCGTATGCCTGACACTCTCCAACCCCCTCTAATTGGTGGAGATTTGTCCAGCCAAAACTGGTTTTCTGGTGAACGTCATGTTCGTGGAGGCTGGACCAGTTCAGGCACAGTATGTGCACCAAGTCAGAGTATTGGAAGTGCAAGCAATCTCGATCAGGGTTTGTACAGTGTCTTGTCACATTGCAATCAACTACGTCCATCAGGCACTTCTTATGATGCCATTGGCTCTGCCGAGCAGTTTATTCCTTCAAGGAATTATGCTCTGGTGGGCGGGCCTATGCCCAGCATGAGTAATGTTTTACCTCCTGCAGCCCATCCTCTCGATTACATGAATAGGCGGGAACCAGCTACTTCCCTCATGCCTACTGACACTGGATGGATAAACTTACCACATCAGAACTCAAGCTTGAACGACTCAATGGGGAAACCGTTCTTGGGTTCATGGAATCAATAG
- the LOC115747506 gene encoding uncharacterized protein LOC115747506 isoform X2, with the protein MAANQRRKLSNGAANVDSTLRGQSRAKRKRVELVEDGLNTKSHISLQWDVNQARVIAKKEQIGISWRDLKPFVDSLPHGHNILADAFDIPREIFDLENLKDVLSQEAWRRSLSESERNFLMQFLPREAEAKEVVKSVLSGDNFHFGNPLFKWGASLQSGNLHPDAVVRREQHLKAEKKEYYSELKKYHNDIIGCLVKLKESWESCKDPEKEFVQKIPRSKKNAGKKFSSPPNGSIFRELEESVSASSEFSSWDRDERSNNSDKHLSAVMKGVVSKKRMGEKGKGITSNSLAVSDNVPNAQKKPKKVKKLSKSSIIYNDGAKYMSFIKISKKQHELAKSMERSGAAIHSKSLRPLLGNLDEFNIQPYEVFVEEERKKLHEHWVQLAKEDVPSTYASWRNLQEEKHCMVRALEQELNEKVDCFAEGVEDEEETSEGVSVDKNVDGEHNTLNMENEKESLSGSSEDQNDNTKTEFAFDGENDEEPELDFSPDSRNDQATGLASITQDDQEPICGPVHDLKDVGSVDNISTVHGDRSPVHVSSHNTSMKEIAPPIDCHDFNHLNLGSVDKRATSRSDNGPHNGSFSGTLSRTNIMAGQGLPLSSGGGNIWQPVSMLHPFYNCNTGPQGTSSSELKLTHTPVNNDQRGHWMDVECNLHQQSNEGSLKSYPNPDQNELLQSILKGQDMMSYSQEQKPTELHFAPSNSVLIEDSRFPSHFHQQSSLSMPLEQVQKTGNDVLYMQQNMSDSIFPDGGRYLFQRPEQVLPVNVQDWAVNPVRMPDTLQPPLIGGDLSSQNWFSGERHVRGGWTSSGTVCAPSQSIGSASNLDQGLYSVLSHCNQLRPSGTSYDAIGSAEQFIPSRNYALVGGPMPSMSNVLPPAAHPLDYMNRREPATSLMPTDTGWINLPHQNSSLNDSMGKPFLGSWNQ; encoded by the exons ATGGCTGCTAATCAAAGAAGAAAGCTGTCAAATGGTGCTGCTAATGTTGATAGCACTTTGCGTGGACAATCTAGGGCAAAAAGGAAACGTGTGGAATTAGTAGAAGATGGATTAAACACAAAGTCCCATATATCTCTTCAGTGGGATGTGAACCAAGCGAGGGTTATCGCTAAAAAGGAACAAATTGGCATCAGTTGGAGGGATTTGAAACCGTTTGTTGATTCTCTGCCGCATGGTCACAATATCTTGGCTGATGCCTTTGATATCCCGAGAGAAATATTTGACTTGGAGAACTTGAAGGATGTGCTCTCCCAGGAG GCTTGGAGAAGAAGTCTATCAGAAAGTGAGAGAAACTTTCTGATGCAGTTTCTCCCTAGAGAAGCAGAGGCAAAGGAAGTTGTTAAATCAGTGCTCTCAGGAGATAACTTCCATTTTGGAAATCCTTTATTCAAGTG GGGTGCTTCACTTCAATCAGGTAATTTGCATCCTGATGCAGTTGTTAGACGTGAACAGCATTTAAAGGCGGAAAAGAAGGAATACTACTCAGAGTTAAAGAAATATCACAATGA TATTATAGGATGCCTGGTGAAGCTGAAGGAGAGTTGGGAAAGCTGCAAGGACCCAGAAAAGGAATTTGTTCAGAAGATCCCTAG GTCCAAAAAGAATGCAggaaaaaagttctcatcacCTCCAAATGGATCCATATTTCGTGAACTTGAAGAGAGTGTCTCTGCTTCATCTGAATTTTCGTCATGGGACAGAGATGAGAGGTCAAATAACAGTGATAAGCACCTATCCGCTGTTATGAAGGGTGTCGTTTCAAAGAAGAG GATGGGCGAGAAGGGCAAGGGCATAACCAGTAATTCACTTGCTGTCTCTGATAATGTGCCTAATGCGCAAAAGAAGccaaagaaagtgaaaaagctAAGCAAAAGTAGTATAATCTACAATGATGGAGCCAAATACATGTCCTTCATCAAG ATCAGTAAGAAGCAGCATGAACTTGCCAAGAGCATGGAGCGATCTGGTGCTGCCATTCACTCCAAGTCACTCAGACCACTTTTAGGCAATCTTGATGAGTTCAATATACAACCATATGAAGTATTTGTAGAAGAGGAGCGGAAGAAGTTGCATGAACACTG GGTGCAATTGGCAAAAGAAGATGTCCCTTCTACATATGCAAGCTGGAGGAACTTGCAAGAGGAGAAACATTGTATGGTTAGGGCATTGGAGCAAGAACTTAACGAAAAGGTAGATTGTTTTGCAGAG GGtgttgaggatgaggaagaaaCTTCTGAGGGTGTGTCTGTGGACAAAAATGTTGATGGCGAACATAACACTCTCAACatggaaaatgagaaagagTCTCTTTCTGGTTCCTCTGAGGACCAAAATGATAACACAAAAACAGAATTTGCTTTTGATGGGGAGAATGATGAAGAGCCGGAACTTGACTTTTCCCCTGATAGTAGAAATGATCAAGCCACTGGCCTTGCATCAATTACGCAGGATGACCAAGAGCCTATTTGTGGTCCTGTGCATGATCTAAAAGATGTTGGTTCGGTAGACAATATTTCTACTGTGCATGGAGACAGAAGTCCTGTTCATGTGTCTTCCCACAACACATCTATGAAGGAGATTGCCCCACCCATTGACTGCCATGATTTTAACCATCTGAATCTCGGGTCTGTGGATAAAAGAGCAACTTCAAGATCAGATAATGGTCCTCACAATGGATCATTCTCGGGAACCTTGAGCCGCACTAATATAATGGCTGGTCAGggacttcctctttcttctggTGGTGGTAACATCTGGCAACCAGTAAGCATGCTTCACCCTTTCTATAATTGTAATACAGGCCCTCAGGGCACCTCTTCCAGTGAGTTGAAACTCACACATACGCCGGTTAATAATGACCAACGAGGGCACTGGATGGATGTTGAATGCAACTTGCATCAACAGTCAAACGAGGGTTCTCTGAAATCCTACCCAAACCCAGACCAAAATGAGCTTCTCCAATCTATTCTTAAGGGCCAGGACATGATGTCTTACAGTCAAGAGCAGAAACCTACAGAGTTACACTTTGCTCCGTCAAACAGTGTTTTGATTGAAGATTCTCGGTTTCCCAGTCACTTCCATCAGCAGTCAAGTTTATCTATGCCCCTGGAGCAAGTACAAAAGACGGGAAACGATGTTCTTTACATGCAGCAAAATATGTCTGACAGTATTTTCCCTGATGGAGGCAGATATTTATTCCAGAGGCCAGAGCAAGTGCTCCCCGTCAATGTGCAAGATTGGGCTGTGAATCCTGTTCGTATGCCTGACACTCTCCAACCCCCTCTAATTGGTGGAGATTTGTCCAGCCAAAACTGGTTTTCTGGTGAACGTCATGTTCGTGGAGGCTGGACCAGTTCAGGCACAGTATGTGCACCAAGTCAGAGTATTGGAAGTGCAAGCAATCTCGATCAGGGTTTGTACAGTGTCTTGTCACATTGCAATCAACTACGTCCATCAGGCACTTCTTATGATGCCATTGGCTCTGCCGAGCAGTTTATTCCTTCAAGGAATTATGCTCTGGTGGGCGGGCCTATGCCCAGCATGAGTAATGTTTTACCTCCTGCAGCCCATCCTCTCGATTACATGAATAGGCGGGAACCAGCTACTTCCCTCATGCCTACTGACACTGGATGGATAAACTTACCACATCAGAACTCAAGCTTGAACGACTCAATGGGGAAACCGTTCTTGGGTTCATGGAATCAATAG